Genomic segment of Cryptococcus neoformans var. neoformans JEC21 chromosome 5 sequence:
agaTTTGTCCCAGTCGTCGTCCTAATTCCACGGGCCACGTCAGTACATTAGTGATTTACTCAAGTTGTGATATAGACAGACACTGTCATTATCTTCGGCATCCTCATCGGCCCACTTCTTGGCGGGAACcttgggagggagagttACAGCAGGGGCAGCGGGGGCGATAGTCTCATCAGCATCTGTTGATAAAGAGCGAATCGTCAATTACAATCTTGCGGATGTATGCCTTGCCGACTCACCCCAGTCGTCGTCAGACATTTTGGCCAGTGTTTTTTTAGTCGGTTGGGGTGGATTAAATACTTCAAAGGCCTATGCTGGTCTTTGCAGGGTGTTCAATGTAATCCGTTCTACTATAAAAAAGATGGCAACTTCTAACAACAAACCTCCATACAAATATGTCTTTGTCTGAAATTGATTCCGTTCAGCTTTTCCCTATTTTATCCCACCTCCACCGGCCGGGGATTCGCCCGAAATATATAGAGGAATGCAAAGCGGTCTGTTGACAAGCATAGTTGAGGTGTAAAGCCCGGAAAAAGGCTCAAAAAGCTATCCCAAGGTCTTGACATACAGCAGCATGTCTCACTCACCTCATCCCCTGGCAACTTTGGAGCAGATCGTCTCTACACCTTCAGCTGCAGATGGGATTCCAAGtgatgtggaggatgatCTGCGCGTAGCAGGGTGCATGCTAATACAGGAAGCGGGCGTGATGTTGAAGCTGTGAGTGATACCAATGGTCCAATGAATATGTGGCACTTGTTGACCTGCAAGTAGGCCGCAAAGTACCATGGCAACAGCTCAAGTTCTGTTACATCGGTTCTACTACGTTTCCTCCATGTGCTCTTTTGGTGTCAATGTGAGTTTATGATTGTGATTAGAAACGAAGCATGGCTGATTCGCTTTGTGAAACAGGACATATCAATATCAGCTCTCTTCTTGGCATCTAAACTCTGCGAGAGTCCTGTTCGTTTACGAGATCTGATCAACACTTACCTTTACCTCCTGGCTCGTACTCAACATCTTCTTAATCTTCCAGCCGATCAGCCATTCCATCCAGGTCTTTTGTCGCAATCGGATGAAAGTGAGAAAGACAAGTTATGGGAAGGATTCAAGTTCAGCGTACCGGGGTTCCACGACGAGATATTCTGGGATTGGAAGGACGTTATTACGGCGTCAGAAATGCAGGTTCTCAAGAGACTGGGGTTCAACATGCAGGTAAATTCAATTTTAATTCAGCTGGCTGTCTATTTCTAATGTTCTGCACAGGTTGACTTGCCGTATAACCATATGATTAACTATCTCAAGATTCTAGACCTGGTATTCGAAGACGATGTCACTCAAATGTGTTGGTCTATCTTGAATGACATGTACGTCTTGTTCATGCCCAGATAGCCCGTCATTAACAGATTGCAGGCTTTTGACACCCCTCTACGCTATCCACCCTCCTCACACTATCGCTTGTATATCTATTCTTCTCACTACACGTCTTCGCCGtattcctcttccgcccaAATGGtatctcctcttcgacGTATCTTATGATGAGATCTGGTCTGGATGTGGCGTCGTAATGAGACTATGGATTGACTGGGGACTCGATCGGCCAAAAGGTGTCATTCaaagaaacaaaaggacggtaaatgaagaagaggaaggaagaaaaatCAAGGAATCtagatggagaagagcatGGGTACTAGCTCAGTCTAGAAAAGCGGTAAGACGGTGGGTTGAAGGGCTGGAGAAGGCGTAGGTTGGTATTTTTGTGTCTTCTATGTTGTATAagcatatatatatatatcctTGCATGCTCCATCTCAAGTACATTTGCCGGAATTTTTCAAGGAAGGCTGGATATCCGTTGCCACCGTCGATACTAATATAATGATATCGCACGCGTTCCTTCGGCAGACGACAAACGCAGTCAGGAACGGTTGTTGCCGGAAACGCTTCTCTCATTTTCCGCTCGTCAAGTCCATCGAGGATCGATGGGTCGTGTTTATTGTTTTTCAATTTACATCTATTTCCAGGTATTGCAAGCAAACTTTACGcctttcatctcctctACACCTAGTCACATTCTCATTCCTTCGAATTGCGTCAATACTCCACGCAAGTCAACATGGTCTTCGGTCGTCTTGTCCACTTCACCTTCGACGCCCTTGCGGTGTCCACTATTCTTGCTGGCGTCAAGAAGACTACTGGCTTCGCGTAAGTACATGATACAAGAGTGCGAGTAATGCTGACGGTGTCTCTGGTACCTCTATCGATACCCTTATCGCTAACTATCACTCTTGGCGACATCCTCACAAATGTTGACGTTCGCTTCACCTATAACGTCAAACCTATCTGTGACTTCTTTTAGCCCTGCCACCGATCTCATCCCCGACTCCTCTATCAAGTCCATCACCGACTCATATCTCGGTGTCGGCACAACCATTTTTGACATTGTTGCTGGACAAGCGGTGACCAGTCAATATTTTAAGCGAACATAAGTAACCTGCAATTATAGCGCAacgatgatggagaagatatCATGCAATTAGGCAAGCAGAAACCTCGGAAATTGAAACCACAGGGAGGGGACAATGGATACTGTGGCGTTGGTCTAGAGCGAGGATGCCGTGCTTGGCCGTGTTTGAGAGTAGGAAGCAGGCATGCTGCATGTAACATTCTCTAATACACGTTGCTAACGAGCTCCAAGATGTACGCTGAGACGGAGAAATAAATAACCCAAACAGATGCCAGCCgaaaaaaacaacaacacaaAAACAACACATGTTCAACAACTATTACTCCGCGATCGTGTGGCTTGTAGTGACAAACACCTGCGTCGGCCCCTTGATCTTGTGTTCGGCAGTCTCGAACGGACTTTTGAACCTTTGCACCACGCTCGGCAGACCCGACAGGTCGCTCAATCTGGCAATCTTTGTCTTATCAGCTACCTCTGCGAAAGGCGCATTGACTTTTGTCCTGCCAGAATAGCCAGAACTGGAATCGTCGTGATTGTCGCTGGGAGGGGAAACTTGCATCTCGAACCCACGGGGATTGGTCATGAGACCTATGGCTTTGGATTCATCACCAATGTTGAGACGTTCGCCGAGTTCCATGAATTGCTTGGCGGAGTAACCTTCGGGAGGAGGTCTGTTGTAGGGGACAATGGGTTGGACGTCTTGATTACCGGTGGGAAGAGATTCGGATGTCATGTTTCGGGGGAGAAGGACCTGGGAG
This window contains:
- a CDS encoding cyclin-dependent protein kinase regulator, putative, translating into MSHSPHPLATLEQIVSTPSAADGIPSDVEDDLRVAGCMLIQEAGVMLKLPQSTMATAQVLLHRFYYVSSMCSFGVNDISISALFLASKLCESPVRLRDLINTYLYLLARTQHLLNLPADQPFHPGLLSQSDESEKDKLWEGFKFSVPGFHDEIFWDWKDVITASEMQVLKRLGFNMQVDLPYNHMINYLKILDLVFEDDVTQMCWSILNDMLLTPLYAIHPPHTIACISILLTTRLRRIPLPPKWYLLFDVSYDEIWSGCGVVMRLWIDWGLDRPKGVIQRNKRTVNEEEEGRKIKESRWRRAWVLAQSRKAVRRWVEGLEKA